The genomic DNA TGTCACTAGCGCGAAAATGGTTTGGTCGGCTTCGATTCAAAAGCAAGGTTATTACGGTATTTCTTCCGCTAATCATTGTTTCTCTGCTCATTCTTGGACTGTTATCTAACCAACTCTTCAGTCGTTCTTTGATAGACCGTACCAACAACAACGTGGTGGACGAGTCTCAGCTTATCCTGTCTCGGACCGATTACATATTCAGCAGTGTGGAAACGGCGGCCAATATTATGGTCACGAATATTAACCGGGTGTATGATTCATACGGTCCCAAGCCTGATACTGCCATGGAGCGTATTCAGTTTGGAAACCTGATGCAGAGCCGCCTATCCATTGACTTGTCAATCTTTCGTGAGATAGATGCCGCTGTATTCATTGATAATAAAGGGACAATTTTCGCATCTTACACCGAGAGTGGGGATGAGAGCAAAGTCTATAGCATGATTAAGCGGGTAAGGGAATCAAAAAGTTATGGACAGGCACTCTGGTTTGATATGGAGAGGAGAGATTTCCTAACTCCAGATCCGAACTTCCCGGTTTTGACGCTGGGGAAGACGGTCATTAATATAGACACCGGCGAACCCTATGGAACGCTTTTTCTGCTAGTGAAGGAAGAAGATCTGTCCGCTTTTTTTCGTTCTAGTGATCCGGATGTGCCCAAATCCTATTATTTTTTGAATAACGGAACTCGCGTGGTCGTGGCAAAAGATAATGAGATGCTGATGAATCCGGTGAATCCACATCTGGCTGAGGCCATTCAACGTTGCGCCCCTGATATGTCCCAAGAAACGTGCTCTTTCGAGGATGAGGGCAATTTGGTAACGGTCATTGATTATGACCGGATGGATTGGAAGTTGGTCAATATTGTATCTCTCAGCCTGCTTACGGCTGATGTCCGGCAAAATGTTAGGCTGTCGCTTTTAATCGGCGTATTATGCCTTGTTTTTTCCTGGCTGGGTGCTAGCTTTCTGTCCAGAATGGTCGTTAGCCCTCTCGAACAACTGACTAAGGCAATGCGAAAAGTAGTAACCGGTGATTTGCAACCGGTTACTACTTTTCGCACTGAGGATGAAATCGGTACCATTGTTGAAGCGTTTAACTTTATGGTAAGACGGGTTCGGGAGCTACTGGATGAGGTGAGGCAGGAACAGAACCGTAAGCGTGAATATGAGCTTGCACTGATGAGCGCCCAAATTAAACCGCATTTTCTATACAACACTTTGGATACCATTTACGCACTCAATGAGTTGGACCGTAGTGATGAGGCTAGAGATACTACAAAGGCGCTGGCAGATTTTTATCGAATGGTGCTAAATAAGGGACGGGAGCTCATTATTCTAGAGAAGGAAGCTCAGATTACCGATGATTACCTGACGATTCTGCAAATCCGTTATCCCGATGTGTTCCGCTATGAGGTGAATATTCCATCGGAACTTACGGGTACACCGATTCCGAAGCTCTCGCTCCAGCCGCTTGTCGAGAATTCGATCTACCACGGTCTTAAGAAGAAAGGAACAAAAGGTTTTATCCGTATTTATGCCTTTAAACAGGGTGATAAGGTGGTCGTTCGAGTGGAGGACAACGGAGTGGGGATGGACGAAATCCAGGTTCAGACCATAATGTCCAGACATTTACCGGATGAAGGAATACGGTCAATTGGCACCTACAGCGTTCAGCAGAGACTGAGTCTGTACTTCGGTGAGGAGTATGGGATATCGGTGCAGAGTGTTCCCGGAGAAGGAACCATTGTTGACCTTTCGCTGCCGACGATACCAAAGGGGAGTGAGCACAAAGATGTATAAAGTGATGATTGTCGATGATGAGCCGCTGTTCCGGGATTTTCTGCGAATTAAGATAGACTGGGAAAGTCACGGATTTCGGGTTTGCTGTGAGGCAAGGAATGGGCGGGAAGCGCTTCAGGAAGCCGAGCGACACCAGCCTCATCTCGCCCTAAGGCCCGTTTTATTCCTTAAAGGGGTTCCGCCAACATTTTAACGAAAATATACGCTAAGCCTTCGGATGTGACCGGCTTAGCGTTTTTTCTTACTCTAAGCCCAATAGTCCAAGTGGCATAGCCCGAACCAACCGGTCATTCAACTTCCTGTTGTTTCAGCGGTCGTAATGAATTGAGAGACGTATTCTGCCTAAAATTGAATTTGTATTCGCCTAAGAAATTGATGTGCTCCCATCCGAGTGGAGAAATATGGTTTAGTAGTTCTTCTTGAAGCTTTCCTTGCTTTTTGCGGTGTTCTGTTGCTTGCTGGAGATAGACGGTATTCCAAACGCTAATTGCATTGATGATAATGTTCAACGCACTTG from Paenibacillus sp. FSL R10-2782 includes the following:
- a CDS encoding histidine kinase, producing MNILSLARKWFGRLRFKSKVITVFLPLIIVSLLILGLLSNQLFSRSLIDRTNNNVVDESQLILSRTDYIFSSVETAANIMVTNINRVYDSYGPKPDTAMERIQFGNLMQSRLSIDLSIFREIDAAVFIDNKGTIFASYTESGDESKVYSMIKRVRESKSYGQALWFDMERRDFLTPDPNFPVLTLGKTVINIDTGEPYGTLFLLVKEEDLSAFFRSSDPDVPKSYYFLNNGTRVVVAKDNEMLMNPVNPHLAEAIQRCAPDMSQETCSFEDEGNLVTVIDYDRMDWKLVNIVSLSLLTADVRQNVRLSLLIGVLCLVFSWLGASFLSRMVVSPLEQLTKAMRKVVTGDLQPVTTFRTEDEIGTIVEAFNFMVRRVRELLDEVRQEQNRKREYELALMSAQIKPHFLYNTLDTIYALNELDRSDEARDTTKALADFYRMVLNKGRELIILEKEAQITDDYLTILQIRYPDVFRYEVNIPSELTGTPIPKLSLQPLVENSIYHGLKKKGTKGFIRIYAFKQGDKVVVRVEDNGVGMDEIQVQTIMSRHLPDEGIRSIGTYSVQQRLSLYFGEEYGISVQSVPGEGTIVDLSLPTIPKGSEHKDV